The genomic segment GCAGACTTACACAAGAATATTTTTTGTTTTTGTTATGAAGCAGAAACTTAGCTATCTTTAAAATTAAGGATAAATACTTTGAAAAATATACCTGTCATAATATTTACATTTTTATTAATTATTTTAGTAGCCGGTTGTGCTCATATCGGCAATACCCAAATCTCACAAACTAACAATTCGGATACTGCACTTGCTGCAATTGATAATAAAAACCCTTCAAACAGTCAATATTCTGACACTGATGATGCAATTGAATCTGACACTATTATTATTCCTGAAAAAGAAACGACTGCAGGAAAATGCGCCTCTCCACTTAATGATGACCTAACGCCTGTCTCCCCTGATTCTGAAGATGAAGAGGTTGGAAATGTTCCGGCTCCTTCAGTGAAAAAAGCTGCCTCCAAAAAAAATGCTCAAACCAAAATGGATGAAGCGCTTGATTATTGCCAGATATCTCAGGATTTATGGCAAAATGGTGAACTGGAAAATGCAATAGAAGCTTTAGATCATGCTTATTCTTTAATTCTATCAGTAGATGTCAATGGTAATAATACAAATTTAGTTCAGCAAAAAGAAGATATTAGGTTTACTATTTCAAAAAGAATATTAGAAATTTATGCTTCAAGAAACTTTGCAGTTAATGGAAACCATAAAGCAATTCCTTTGGTAATGAATAGCCATGTCCAGGCAGAAATCAATCTTTTCACTACCGGTGGTGAAAGAAATTTTTTTAAAGACTCACTAAAACGTTCAGGAAGGTATCGGGCAAAAATAGTTGAAGAACTTAGAAAAGCCGGAATCCCTCTTGAGTTGTCATGGTTGCCATTAATTGAAAGCGGATTCAAGGTAACCGCTCTTTCTTCTGCCAGAGCACTTGGCCTTTGGCAATTTATTCCATCAACAGGATATAAGTTCGGTTTAAAAAGGGATATGTTTGTTGATGAAAGACTTGATCCTGAAAAAGCTACACATGCGGCAATAGCTTATCTTAAAGAACTGCATGAAATGTTCGGCGATTGGACAACAGTGCTTGCAGCTTACAATTGTGGAGAAGGAAGAGTATTAAGGGTAATAAGGGATCAAAATGTAAACTATCTGGATAATTTCTGGGATCTTTATGAAAAGCTCCCCAGAGAAACTGCAAGATATGTTCCGCGATTTTTAGCAACACTTCACATACTTTCCAATCCTGAAAAATACGGGATTGATATGACCGATATTGAATGCCCGGTAGAATCTGAAACCACTGAAATTGCAAAACAGGTTCGTATTAAAGATATTGCCCAAAAGATAGATGTTGATGAAAATGTTTTACGACGTCTTAATCCCGAGCTAAGGTATGGAATTTTACCTCCGTCAAATTATATTTTTAAAGTCCCCCCTGATAAGAGTGAGGAATTGATAGCAAAGATAGATACAATTCCTGTCTCCAATATAAAACCGAATAGATTTTATTATAAAGTTAAAAGAGGAGATACGCTTTCCGGAATTGCAAAACGTTATAGTACAAGCGTTAAAACCTTAATGCTTGCAAACAGCATGCGAAAATCGACTATTCGTGTAGGAACTATTCTCAAGGTTCCGGGCAGTGGATCATCTTCTTCAAAATATAAGCTGGCAGAAACAACTCAGGAAATAAGGCAGCAAAAGAGAGCACACCCTCTAAAGCATGTCGTTAAAAGCGGTGAGTCCATCTGGATCATAGCCAAACGAAATAATACGACAATTAAAAATATACAGGAGCTTAATAATCTAAAATCATTAAATCTTCGCATAGGGCAGGTCCTGTATTTACAAAAATCGGATATTAATAGCCAAGACAATAACAGTTTCAAAAAATATCTAATTAAAAGAGGGGATAGTCCTTATAAAATAGCACAAAGTTATAAGATGCCCCTTAACAGGCTTCTAGATATCAACAACCTGAGGTCAGACA from the Pseudomonadota bacterium genome contains:
- a CDS encoding LysM peptidoglycan-binding domain-containing protein, translated to MKNIPVIIFTFLLIILVAGCAHIGNTQISQTNNSDTALAAIDNKNPSNSQYSDTDDAIESDTIIIPEKETTAGKCASPLNDDLTPVSPDSEDEEVGNVPAPSVKKAASKKNAQTKMDEALDYCQISQDLWQNGELENAIEALDHAYSLILSVDVNGNNTNLVQQKEDIRFTISKRILEIYASRNFAVNGNHKAIPLVMNSHVQAEINLFTTGGERNFFKDSLKRSGRYRAKIVEELRKAGIPLELSWLPLIESGFKVTALSSARALGLWQFIPSTGYKFGLKRDMFVDERLDPEKATHAAIAYLKELHEMFGDWTTVLAAYNCGEGRVLRVIRDQNVNYLDNFWDLYEKLPRETARYVPRFLATLHILSNPEKYGIDMTDIECPVESETTEIAKQVRIKDIAQKIDVDENVLRRLNPELRYGILPPSNYIFKVPPDKSEELIAKIDTIPVSNIKPNRFYYKVKRGDTLSGIAKRYSTSVKTLMLANSMRKSTIRVGTILKVPGSGSSSSKYKLAETTQEIRQQKRAHPLKHVVKSGESIWIIAKRNNTTIKNIQELNNLKSLNLRIGQVLYLQKSDINSQDNNSFKKYLIKRGDSPYKIAQSYKMPLNRLLDINNLRSDSKILAGQYLYVE